TTCCACGGTGCCACCTAACCCTGCCTCGGTCTGCGTGGCAGTGCTTCCACGGTGCCACCTAACCCTGCCTCGGTCTGCGTGGCAGTGCTTCCACGGTGCCACCTAACCCTGCCTCGGTCTGCGTGGCAGTGCTTCCACGGTGCCACCTAACCCTGCCTCGGTCTGCGTGGCAGTGCTTCCACGGTGCCACCTAACCCTGCCTCGGTCTGCGTGGCAGTGCTTCCACGGTGCCACCTAACCCTGCCTCGGTCTACGTGGCAGTGCTTCCACGGTGCCACCTAACCCTGCCTCGGTCTACGTGGCAGTGCTTCCACGGTGCCACCTAACCCTGCCTCGGTCTACGTGGCAGTGCTTCCACGGTGCCACCTAACCCTGCCTCGGTCTGCATGGCAGTGCTTCCACGGTGCCACCTAACCCTGCCTCGGTCTGCATGACAGTGCTTCCATGGTGCCACCTACCCTGCCTCGGTCTACGTGACAGTGCTTCCATGGTGCCACCTACCCTGCCTCGGTCTACGTGACAGTGCTTCCATGGTGCCACCTACCCTGCCTCGGTCTACGTGACAGTGCTTCCATGGTGCCACCTACCCTGCCTCGGTCTACGTGACAGTGCTTCCATGGTGCCACCTAACCCTGCCTCGGTCTGCGTGACAGTGCTTCCATGGTGCTACCTACCCTGCCTCGGTCTCCTCCAACAGCTTGCTGGCGATGCGGATGAGCATGCAGTACGCAAAGGGGGACTTGAGGCCAGATTTGGTGAACTTGTTGAGCATCTTGGATACGGCCAGTCGGTCATTCTTCCGCAGGTGGTACAGCAGGCCCAGGGCGTGGTACTGGGGGGAATCACAGACAGGTCACAGTGGAAGTGACTCTCTTTCAACTTACccgggttgtgttcattagggaacAACATATCCAAACCTTTTTCAGTGCATTTCATTTTGAATGAGTgaagaaaacagtaaaaaaaataggTTATTTCTTCTgattggtgcctaatgaacaggttATCAACAGAGTGTGTGTAACCCACCTGGACCATGATGTTGTCACTGGAAGCTGCCTCCTGTGCCTCGTTCACCCAGCGCTTCACCACGTCGTAGCTCATCTTAACCATgtgctacagacacacacaaaacacattaccCACAAAGCACTGGGAATACTTACAAATGACAGTCACCTTGAGACATCCAGGCGCTGTGTGGCTAATTTCTTaccagagaggagaccagggcaGAGCTGGACACACTGGGCACTTTGTCAACGATGGCCTGTTTCATGTATCTCTCAATGGCCTGCAGCATGGTGGTCTGTGGGACAGAGTTACAAAGTAGGGCTTGAGTTTATTGACCAAAAAGCATAGGTTTAGTCCAATTACAATAACACAATGTAAGCtggatgtaaaaaataaaatactgttCAGCTATCAGAATGGAAACAAAAAGAAAACACAGCCTAATAAAAagcagggagagaaacagagacacagagacagagactgacatCCGTGATCCTGCAGAGAGCTCTGATGGCAGGTCCTCTGTACACATCCTCCTTGCCAGTCATGTCCTTGGTCAGGCTGCTGGTGACAATGATGACATCCTCAGAGATGTTGGCCATCTCCTTGATGGTCAGGTAGCACATCCTTCTCAGGGTTTGCTGAAGGAATACAGAGAGACATCTTCAAAAAGCAGATGCTATACAAAAATACTATGTGCCACATCTCTACAATATGTAAATTACAACACTACTCATTGAATACTAATTTAATGGCACTAGTTGGACCTGTTTGAAGTTAGTTTGTGAGTTTATGTCATCATGTATTGTATATGTTGCGGTATGTTCTGTCGATAACGTTATTTACTTGTTTTCTTGTATGATCAGCAATAATTTAATTAAACCCAAAGCAATAACTTATTCTCACATCATTGGACTGGAAGAGCCTGGTCATTGCGAAAAAGGCCTCGGTCGCCTCCATAGTTCCAAAGTGCTCCCCCTAGACAGAACATAAAAACATCTTCTGTTAATATCAAAGGGTATACATGCAAAACAATTGGTTTGCATGTTATGGGTTTGTTTCTCACCTGGTTGAGTAGGTAAATGATCTTGGTGAGGATGTGGAGACATCTTCTGGGGTTGATCGGAGTCTCGTTGAAGATACGAGCCTCTTGCAATACTGCACTCTTTTCAAGATGCTGGAAAGGGTTAGAGCCACTTCCTAATTGTTGCAGCGAAGAGAAGATAAAAACAGCCACATTAAGTCAAAATTGGATTGTCAAACTATAAAGACTAACTAGGTAGCTTCACTTACTACGCGTCATTACTATATCGTGTTGAATGGGGATTTCGTAATTAGATAACTTAGGTAGTAGCTTAAACCTCGTCTAGTTATGGTCAACAAGCTTGAGTGAGCAAGACGACATTGACCGTTTTTAAATGAgcaaaattagctagctaactaccagTATACGGTACACTCGATAGCTAACTGGGTATTGAATCTCTTATCAAATTTTACAGGGCACAGCCAAAGAAGAATGTGTATTTTTTACTAGGCACAGTTAACGTAGTCTTCATAACCAACTAACGTTAGTTTAGCTAGTTTGCAAGCTAATTGAACAGATAGAGACGCTTTAAGCTAGCTAGCAGGCAATTGACATATCTGCTCAACAAATACACACATGTAGCTAGTGTGATCAACAAAGACAGACGTCTATTTGACCAAAAAACTACCCACCAAACGAATACCAACTTAGTGTagttaacgttacctagctagaatgctagctactagctagctaatgtcagcGGTAACTAGTTGGCAAAACAACGTTAGCTATTTCCAAGTAGCTATATTGACTTCTTTACACTTAATTTATCTTACCAGACTCTTCGTCCTTCTTGTCAAATTTCTTTATCATTGTTACGGAATGTTTGTGGATCAGTGTGGTTGGTGTACAGCCTCACAACAGACGACTAGTCACTTCCACGTCGCCAAATGCAACcttcctgtctgtgtgtccatGTCGACGGAAATGACGTCAAATGTAATGATTTGCAGTAGGGGGAGTAGTGAGCTGCGCAtagatcagtggtcaccaaccttttctgagtcaggatcactttctgagtcaaaatgcatgcCGAGATCTACCACTCTGATTTTTTAATAACATGACTTAAAATGtcaagcctatgcaacattaaccaattaaaaacagtactgtagcaatgaggtttgtgcagtaagttataggcccaatacattatcaccgcatacAGGCGTTGCTTGAATTGACCTGCTAATAAATTGTTGTTCAGGAAAATGTTCTTTCgaaatttgaggtaggctatatcaaatgtattaattttttatatagcccttcgtatatcagctgaaatctcaaagtgctgtacagaaacccagcctaaaaccccaaacagcaagcaatgcatgtgaaagaagcacgtggctaggaaaaactccctaggaaaaactccctagaaaggccaaaacctaggaagaaacctagagaggaaccaggctatgaggggtggccagtcctcttctggctgtgccgggtggatattataacagaacatggtcaacatgttaaaatgttcataaatgaccagcatggtcaaataataataatcatagtagttgtcgagggtgcaacaagcacgtccggtgaacaggtcagggttccgtagccgcaggcagaacagtgggaactggagcagcagcatggacaggtggactggggacagcaaggagtcatcatgccaggtagtcccgaggcatggtcctagggctcaggtcctccgagagaaagaaagaaagagagaaatagagaattagagagagcatatttaaattcacacaggacaccggataagacaagagaatactccagatgtaacagactgaccctagccccccgacacataatcTACTGCAGAATAAATACTGGAGAAATacgagaaaaagaaagaaagagagaattagagagagcatatttaaattcacacaggacaccggataagacaagagaatactccagatgtaacagactgaccctagccccccgacacataaactactgcagcataaatattggaggctgagacaggagggatcagaagacactgtggccccatccgatgatacccccggacagggccaaacaggcaggatataaccccacccactttgccaaagcacagcccccacaccactatatgatcacaccggtaatagatccattgttgtattacttgtgagcacagctgagtgagcatacatttaaataattagctttttatttttactgggctgatggtgcctgcatctgagggagagagcagcagactgagggtccgtctctcaacatccctccactctccctttcctccactgacactgaccaaaaagggacaccgtcttctAGCTGATGGCGAAATTCGAgtcacactgcattatttctacctcatgcacaaattcatgttgttactcctatgaacagagaaagtgaaatattcctcaatataaaaaaagacccaagcctatagatacacttgtcctactcattcattactgctgcactgcTTGTTGTAGTGTTGCGTGGAAATAGGAAGAGCGCACATTTTATGGATTATAAAAGTGtttaatacaaagtgttgacagtgctgagtaagaacttaaacatcaactcactcataaaaacagcgtCTGCTGTATTCGTtggcagtctctctctagtcatggttttaaacgttttgaaatctcacagtatcaattttGCCGTAGCTTTCTTTTATGTCTGCTACCTTACTGCAGACTCGGTCATCTGAGCTATCTGACTGGCCAGCGCTAGCATAGTGCACTTTATTTCCTCTCCAGGCCCACGGGGAAGTGGTgggagtttgtaccttcagacacatgaaatggcaaCAGTTTGCCTACCCGGCGCCAGGGCAGCTGAAAtggctgcacctaccaccaacagcccgagagtaataaaaaaaatgtaaaaaaggaacacaaggctttatcgcGTCGACTAGAAATGCCTTGGTGATCGCGATGaccagttggtgaccactggcATAGATGATGGTTTGCCCCATCCTGCGACCTACAGTATGTATCATATACTCAACATGATCTGCTCACGCCTACTGTAGTAGTCCGAGAATAAACCACACGAAAACAAAACTAGACACTATGGAATACAacgcttttactatctcatcctggaatatacaaggtctgaggtcatctccctttggcctaaagagcaggaacacagacttaatcaaagaaattggaaatacagaaaGTGTtatcacagatagaacaatgagacaaaTGTTTCACCGGAcatataaatgtgaagcatctgcttggcgtttccactaccacatatggtagtgagaggaagcccactggcCGGCAGTGagagattaaaaataaatataacttaaccaggcaaatcagttaagaacaaattcgtatttacaatgacagcctacaccagccaaactcgGACAacacagggccaattgtgcggtgcactatgggactcccaatcacagccagttgtgatacagcctggcttcgaacctgggtgtctgtagcactgagatgcagtgccactcaggagcccgggagaagatggaaagagatggattttggctgccattctgcaaattttctcatagatgaaaaatgtgatcaatactgTTCCCAAAACTGAAATCTGtaatgaacagagtggactaggtattgtagactttaccctttgcaaaAGTTTGTAAAAATCGCGTTGTTTATGAGTGCAAAGGCGAATTTAGCAATTGCCCACATGTACTTCACAGAGGAGgggttccctaacggaaatatgcagatgcCTGTAAAaatgcgccaataggatctcgctagctcgtgcttgactctgcccacctccttgtttGTTCTacccactatgactcatttgtcTCCATTTGaaatgacaggctgtggtctatctgtGTTTAGTTATAAAAAAGATTTGTTATCATCCTaaaagaaacatggtatagaggagaagGACACAcgggttgccctctaggttacagagagcttgTAGTCCCAACCAAcgaactaccaggtgtgaaacatgGAAGAGACTCAGGTGGTATACTAATTTGATATAGAGCAGACATAACCCCCTCTATTAAATGAGtaaaaataggaacattttacgtctggctagaaattaataaggaaattatctAAACAGAGAAGAATGCCCtaatgtgtgctacctatatccccccaatagaaaccccatactttaacgatgacagcttcaccatcctagagggggagatcaaccatttccaggcccagggacatgtactagtctgtgggcgacctaaatgccagaactggacaagaacctgacaccctcagcacacagggggacaaacacctacctggaggtgaaaATATTCCCTCACAAATatggtgtaaacttggcagtagaaagcctaaacagtatatttgaccttttagcttccctatcaaatctaaaaatgtcaagcagacaacctaagaaaattaacaacattGACAAATGGTTAGATGAAGAATACAAAGACCTAAGAAAGGACTTGAGAAACCTAtctaaccaaaaacatagagacccagaaaacctgagacTACGCCTTAACTATGGTAAATCACTaaaacaacacagaaatacactacggaaaaagaaggaacagcacgtcagaaatcagctcaatgtaattgaagaatccatagaatctgatcacttctgggaaaattggaaaaccttaaacaaacaacaacacaaagagttatctatccaaaacggagatatATGGATAAACCacctccaatctttttggctctataacaaagaacaaatagtaaaaacatatacatgatcaattacaaatcttagaatcaactatttaAGACTACCAGAACatactggattctccaattacattgaatgaactacaggacaaaatacaaacccttcaacccaaaaaggcctgtggtgttgatggtatctcAAAtgaaaatatacagaccacaaattccaattggctttACATAAActctaacatcatcctcagctctggcatcttccccaatatttggaaccatcCCAATCCACAGAAGTGGAGACAAagttgaccccaataactaccgtgggatatgcgtcaacagcaaccttgggaaaatcctctgcattatcattaacagcagaatcgtacatttcctcagtgataACAGTGTAGTGAGAAAATGTCAAATAggcttttaccaaattaccggacgacagaccatgtattcaccctgcataccctaattgacaaataaacaaaccaaaacaaaggcaaagtcttctcatgcttttgACTCAGGGTCTGCTATATAAATTgattgaaagtggtgttggggaaaaacatacgacattataaaatccatgtccacaaacaacaagtgtgcggttaaaattggcaaacaacacacacatttctttccacagggccgtggggtgaaacagggatgcagcttaagccccacccttttCAACATacatatcaacaaattggcgacggcactagaacagtctgcagcacccggcctcatcctactagaatctgaaggcaaatgtctactgtttgctgacgatctggtgcttctgtccccaaccaaggagggcctacagtagcacctagatcttctgcaaaGTACATTTCAGTAAgagaaaaataatggtgttccaaaaaagacCAGTTGCAAGGACCACAAATACCATCTAGACACTATTGccgtagagcacacaaaaaactatacataactcagcctaaacatcagcaccacaagttaacttccacaaagctgtgaacaatctgagagacaaggcaaggaaGGCCTTCTACACcctcccaattaggatctggctaaaaatacttgaatcagttatagaacccattgccctttgtgcttgtgaggtctgaggtccgctcaccaaccaagaattcacaaaagcATCCTCTGTGTACAGCATAAAACAccaatacctgaccactgtgactgacccaaaattaaggaaagcttagactatgtacaggctcagtgagcatagccttgctattgcgagaggccgccgtaggctatgggcacactgcccacaaaatgaggtggaaactgagctgcacttccaaacctcctgccaaatgtctGACCATATTCGAGACACACGGGACACAGGACACacggggtcccgtgtggctcagttggtagaacatggtgtttgcaacgccagggttgtgggttcaattcccacaggggaccagtacggagaaaaaatgtatgaaatgtatgcattcactactgtaagtcgctctggataagagcgtctgctaaatgactaaaatgtaaatgtatttccctcagattacacacacccacaaagaatttgaaaacaaatctagTTTTGCTAAACTttcatatctattgggtgaaataccacagtgtgccatcacagcagccatcaattgaaatgtaatttaattgtagcaaagattatggatatactgacaagatgcaTGCCATTCTGCCCCAACAATGGGAGTCATTGCCCACAAAGAGTCACAGCAGGCTGTCTAGCACCCACCTATCCTTTGTTTGGATTGGTGGATTAATACATGTCATTATTGTAATCCTATTTTGAATATTTTACGAGGTTGTTGACTTCACCCTCCTGTAttgaatggagagagatgctatgctactagcctcatgtcatgaatatgcatagccatttTGAGACAACTCTGATATAAAGTGTGTTTTCTCAAAGTTACCGGgctgtccccatgagtgacagaacactgagccaatcacgacgCAACagtctgtattttctgctggcttgccccaccatagaaagcactgagctagcctgaaacacctgcattttggagctgcctcactcaagaaaacaaaaaagaggccatgtttgtatgcagctttattaactcaatgatatacatgttttttttacattgtttgcaaactgatatgtgacacgtattaatgccaaaataacatgcaaaacaggcaaggcCAATTTTTTggcaaaaaatgtggggctcaaaacaagtgtggctctgccccacctgccctgaatgacgggtcgccactggggTTAGGTATAAAATCAGAtcttttgactttgtggctgtgccagctagtgaccactctgcagagctgcctcatATACAGAGACGAGGAAATGTAATGGTCACTGATGActccaaactgtgtgtgtgtgtgtgtgtgtgtgtgtgtgtgtgtgtgtgtgtgtgtgtgtgtgtgtgtgtgtgtgtgtgtgtgtgtgtgtgtgtgtgtgtgtgtgtgtgtgtttaacgcACCTGTGTTTAACGCACCTGAAAGCTATAGCATATATAGGGCCGATAATATATTTATAGTTCATATAGACAAAACTGTTGTTTTCCATTGGCTGACTTGCTTATGCCTAACACCTAAATTACAACACCTTCTAAATGTGAAAATGGCCGTTATTGAAGGCAACGTTTAATTCATCTGCTTTTATTTGAGGAAAAATAATCCCTTTGTGTATAAAAATAACAGACATTTGATGATCAAACATTGAGGCTAGCATGCATTTACCTTAAAATAACTCAGAAACATTCTTCTTTACACGCTTCTCTTTACACTAAATATGCCGCAACATGCGTGCAAATTTCAATGAATGCAAATTGTTCACATTTGTATTGTACCGTACTGTCCTGTATTTCAAGCATATGCATGCCTTGCTTTTCCTATTAAACGCGGGCACAATTGAGAGGAAATGCAAACCATTTCCATTGACAGGCTAATTACAGTTTACCCACTGATTTTATGCATATGCAATTTACATATTTCCTCATTTGCCTTATCTAATTTCAAAGACCCCTCTCATTATACCACATTTCCTGGTTCGACCTTTAACACTCCAGTGGAAGACTAGAAGTTGTATAGCTTTATAGGGCCTAACCTTATCTTGAAAGTACTTTCATTttaattaattgaaatgtatATTCTGAACAGAAATGAAAATAATTCAGTGTGTAGACTAGTTCAAAATAATCTCGAATTGTCTTTTGATTTTCATTCAATTTCAGGGATTCTAAAATATAATAGGCCTGTTCAGTAAACACTCCAATTGTACTTCAGAAAAGTCACTCTCAATAATCCCTATGTTTCGTATTTAAATTTGCTAGATCATACccacagaaaaaaaataacatcTCACAAATACTACATCTGAAAGGTCGATTCGAGGAAAAATAAAACTTCCAGCAAAACGTATTTGTCAGAGTTAAAATGTAATATGTAATGGATAATCAGGGTAGCGGCTTCAACCGTCGGAGAGATAGTCTACTGTCTCTTCCTTCGTCCAATCTGCGCCATCAGACGCGCGTTGTCGGCCGCTTTTGCGCGCAGGTTCTTGGACTTTTGGATATCAAAGAGAATGTTCATGATGTTGGTGGGCACATCTAGAGACAGGGTAAACTTGCTTAGCCGGTCATTATTTATGCTGTTCTGGAACATCTTACTCCTTTGCTGCGTCTGACTGAGAAACCTGTAGTTCGCGGGGTAAGTCGACGTCCTTTTCTCCCGCGACTCTGCTGAGGAGAGAGTGTCTCCGGACTTGAAGAGGGAGCCCCAGCTTTCCGACACTGGGAACTCGTCACTGGGAACGTCGTTCGTCTGGACCTCAGCTAGTATGTCATCGTCACAGAGGAGGTTGGAGTCGCTCTGGTACAGTCTGAGACAGAGGCTGGAGGTTGGCGCGCAGAGGACAGCCAGCACTACCAGGGTTCTTAGGAACGGCATCATGATATCCTAAGCGAgcggacagagcgagagagagagaaaaccgtTCGTTTATTGGTCACTAAACTTTAAAAGTTCCCATATATCTGACAAATATAACCCTCTCCATGTTCACCATGCGTAAAGACAATAGTCCAAAAGAGCAGCTCAGTTTTACGCGTTATTGTCTTCCCTATTGTAAATGATATAAAGCAACACTTTATGGTTTAAAAATTATCCGATCGATACATTAAGTGAATGATATTGAAATATGTAACTACATTCATGATTTGAGCACACGGAAATGTGCCAGATCAAAAAATAACTTACCAAGTTCCGTGCACTGTAATTCTAGAAGACAGTTTCCGCCAGAAAGTCACGCGTGACTAGTACAAACAAAGAAAAACACTCTAGATAACAACTGAATAGGCTATAAAACATTGGTAATCCCACCGTTTTAAAATTCGGTCTTCCCTGATCTCCCAACCTCGTTCTCGCCTTGTTCTTTCCGTGTCTTCTGATCACGAATTTGGCTCGCACGTCCATTTGTTCGGAATTCATTCGTGCGCCAGAACTAACGTCACTGGGTTGACATTTTTGGTCTCTTCTCTCTCAAAGATCATACACTGACTCTGATGCGTTGACACCCCCTTGCAAGGATCCATTTCGTCACCCCTTCTGACACTTTTGGTAACACATCCGATTTATCCTACAAAGCTTTTGCAGTTTCAAACGTTTTAACCAGATTGTGTCAGCCAATGTCATGTTTTTCCAATAGTTTCAACATATCGCTCGTGAGTAGCCTGAAAATGAAAAGCTCACTACTTGTTGATGCTATgtcattcagcaccatggacagctccacgCGCACCATGCTTTCCATGCGCAGT
The DNA window shown above is from Salmo trutta chromosome 8, fSalTru1.1, whole genome shotgun sequence and carries:
- the LOC115199128 gene encoding urocortin-3, which codes for MMPFLRTLVVLAVLCAPTSSLCLRLYQSDSNLLCDDDILAEVQTNDVPSDEFPVSESWGSLFKSGDTLSSAESREKRTSTYPANYRFLSQTQQRSKMFQNSINNDRLSKFTLSLDVPTNIMNILFDIQKSKNLRAKAADNARLMAQIGRRKRQ